The Acidobacteriota bacterium region CGGATTCGCCGTGGACCCCGATTCCTTGGACGAAGACATCGTCGAGTTGACCCATGTCAACCTCAACGACCGGACTCTGGAAGGCATGCGGCACCGGTCGCTGCCGGCTTTTTCCGTGCAGTATCATCCCGAGGCTTCTCCGGGCCCCCATGATTCCATGTACCTGTTCGACGATTTCCTCGACCTGATGCGAGCCCATCGGCCAGGTTGAGTTCCGCGAACCAAGCCCTCGAGCACAGCAGGCATGCCCAGGCGAGACGACATTGAGAAGATCCTGATCATCGGCTCGGGCCCCATTGTCATCGGCCAGGCCTGCGAGTTCGATTATTCCGGGACCCAGGCCTGCAAGGCCCTGATGCAGGACGGGTTCCAGGTCATCCTGGTCAACTCCAACCCCGCCACCATCATGACCGACCCGGAAGTCGCGGTCCGGACCTACGTGGAGCCGCTGACGCCGGAATACGTCGGCGAAATCATCAGGCGGGAACGCCCCGATGCCATATTGCCCACCGTGGGCGGGCAGACCGGCCTCAATGTCTCGGTTCAACTCAGCGAGAGCGGCCTGCTCCGGGAGATGGGCGTCGACATGATCGGCGCCAATCTGGATGCGATTCAGATGGCGGAGGACCGGCGCCTTTTCCGCGCGGCCATGGAGGAAATCGGGCTCCAGGTCCCCAGTTCCGGTTTTGCCACCAGTTTGAAGGAGAGCCAGGAGATTCTGGAAAAGGTGGGGCTTCCCGCCGTGATCCGTCCCTCCTTTACGTTGGGAGGCACCGGCGGCGGCATCGCCTTCAACACCGAGGAATTTCAGGAGATCTCGGACCGGGGAATCCAGCTTTCGCCCATCGGCGAGATCCTGGTCGAAGAATCGGTTCTGGGATGGAAGGAATTCGAGCTGGAGGTGATGCGCGACCTGAACGACAACGTGGTCATCATCTGCTCCATCGAGAATTTCGATCCCATGGGTGTCCACACCGGGGATTCCATCACCGTGGCTCCCGCACAGACCCTCACCGACCGGGAATACCAGACGATGCGGGATGCGGCCATCCAAATCATCCGCAAGATCGGAGTGGACACGGGCGGCTCGAACATCCAGTTCGCCGTCAATCCGGACGACGGGCGAATGGTGGTCATCGAGATGAATCCCCGGGTGAGCCGGAGTTCGGCGCTGGCTTCCAAGGCCACCGGCTTTCCCATTGCCAAGGTCGCTGCGAAGCTGGCGGTGGGTTACACGCTGGATGAGATTCCCAACGACATCACCCTCAAGACGCCCGCCTCCTTCGAGCCCACCTTGGACTACGTGGTCGTGAAGATTCCGCGCTGGAATTTCGAGAAGTTTCCCCAATCCGAACCGTTGCTGGGGACGCAGATGAAGTCGGTCGGGGAAGTGATGGCCATCGGCAGGACCTTCCGCGAAGCCCTTCTCAAAGGAGTCCGGTCCCTGGAGACGGACAAGACGCTGTTTGCCGAGCAGACCTGTCCCACGCGCATCAACGAGCACTTGGTTCGTCCCAATCCGAGCCGTCTCGCTCACGTTTTCCTGGCCTTCGAGCATGGATACACCCGGGACCGGATCTTCGAGCTCACCGGCATCGATCACTGGTTTCTGCAGCAGATCGAGCGGCTGCTGAACCAGATCAAGGAACTCGAGGGGAACCGTCCGGAGACCCTCGGTCCGGCCAGGCTGGCTCGCGCCAAGAAAAACGGCTTCTCCGACCTTTGGCTTTCTCAGATCCTGAGCCGCAACCGGGAATCCGGGAGTCGCGCCGTTACCGAACGAGACGTCTGGAAATTCAGGAGAGACCACGGAATCGGTCCTGTCTTCAAGCGCGTCGACACCTGTGCGGCCGAGTTTGAGTCCTACACGCCTTACATGTATTCCAGTTACGAGTTCGAGGATGAAGCGGACCCGGGCGACGGCAAGAAGATCGTGATCCTGGGGAGTGGACCCAACCGGATCGGTCAGGGGATCGAGTTCGACTACTGCTGCTGCCACGCCTCCTTCGCTCTCAAGGAGGAGGGGTACGAGACCATCATGGTCAACTGCAACCCGGAGACGGTTTCCACCGACTACGACACCTCGGACCGCCTCTACTTCGAGCCCTTGACCTTCGAGGACGTGATGGCGGTGGTGCAGCGGGAACAACCGGACGGCGTCGTGGTTCAGTTGGGCGGTCAGACCCCTCTGAAATTGGCGCTGCCCCTTTTCGAGGCCGGGGTTCCCATCGTCGGAACCTCTCCCCAGTCCATCGACCTGGCCGAGGATCGGGAGCGTTTCGAGCGGCTCCTTCGGGAACTGAGCATCAACCGGCCCGAGAACGGCACCGCCCTGTCCATCGAGCAGGCGCGCAAGATCGGCCGCCGTATCGGTTACCCGCTCCTGGTTCGACCCTCCTACGTGCTGGGCGGGCGAGCCATGGCCATCGTCTATGACGAGGCCTCTCTGGACGGGTACGTCAGCTCAGCCGTGGACGTCTCGCCCCAACGCCCCATCCTGATCGACAAGTTCCTGGAAGATGCCCGGGAATATGACGTGGACGCCCTGGCCGACGGCGAGAACGTGATCATCGCCGGGATCATGGAGCACATCGAGGAGGCGGGCATCCACTCGGGGGACAGCACGTCGGTCCTGCCGCCCATCATCATCGAGGAAGAGCACCTGGAGACCATGCGGGACTACACGCGGCGCCTGGGGGAAGCGCTCCAGGTCGTGGGCCTCATGAATATTCAGTTCGCGGTGGTGGAGGAGCGCGTCTACGTCCTGGAGGTGAACCCGCGGGCCAGCCGCACCATCCCCTTCGTGAGCAAGGCCACCGGAATCCCGCTGGCCAAGGTGGGCGCCAGGCTCATGATCGGAAGAAAGCTCTCCGAGCTGGGGCTGACTCGGGATCTGGACGTCACCAGTTGCTTCGTGAAGACCCCGGTTTTTCCCTTTGCCAAGTTTCCCGGCGTCGACACGATCCTGGGACCGGAAATGCGGTCGACGGGGGAGGTCATGGGGGGAGACGAGTCCTTCGGATACGCTTACGCCAAGGCTCAGACCAGCGCCGGCAACCACCTGCCAAAGTCCGGAGTCGTCTTCCTGAGCGTCAACGAGCGGGACAAGCGCTACGTCATCACCATCGCCCAGGATTTTCAGCGCCTGGGTTTCCAGGTGGTGGCCACCAGCGGCACTGCCAAGGTCCTGGCGCTGTCGGGAATGGAAGTGGAGACGGTCTACAAGGTGAACGAGGGGCGGCCCAACGTGGTGGATCTGATCAAGAGCAAGAAGATCCACCTGGTGGTGAACACCCCCTTGGGCCGGGAGTCCTTCTTCGACGAAAAGGCCATTCGGCGGGCATGCATCCAGTACGGCACCCCCTGCATCACCACGCTCTCTGCCGCGGCCGCGGCCGTCAGCGCCATCCGGGCACTGCAGCGGGAAGAGATCCGGATCAAGAGCCTTCAGGAGTACCATGAACTCCGCAACAATCCGGCGGAATCCCTGTTCCAGCGCTGACAGTCCCGGGGTCGGGGAGGGCATGGGGTGAAGAGTCAAGGAGATAAAACCGGATAGAGGGGCCGGCAGGGGCGCCCCGACGCCGTTCTCCTCCCTTTTTTGTTACATTAACGCTTTGTGAGCCCACGCCTGGATCTGGTCGAATCGCTGGCCGCGAAATATCGGGACCTGCCGCGCGAAGTCGTCATCAAAGAGGACCTCCTGCGAACGGGGATCGCTTTTTCCAAGGATGCCCTGGCCATCGCGTCCGGGTACAAACCCAAGGCCTATTTCATCTTCTCCTTCGATCTCGTGCCCATCACCGCGATGGAGCAGCAGGAGAACCTGCATGCGCCCGAAGAGATCTGCCTGACCGGCGGGGCGGGGAATTTCCGGCGAACCATCGTTTCGGTCCGGCTGAATCCGGGGTCCCCCTACCGCATCGACTGCTCAGAGGACGGGAGGCTGATCCTGATCCTGGATGGAGTGGAGATCTGCGGCGTGGAGTTTCCGGCGGTTCCCGAGTATTACAAGTCCACACTTGCCAGCGGCAAGCCCATAACCGACATCGCGCCGAGCATCGAATGGGGGTATCTCCTCTATCTCACCGTCTTCCGGATCTGCCAGTACTTCGGACGCAAGGTGGAGTGCCAGTTCTGCGACATCAACGAGAACTATCGGCAGCAGCGAAGGTCGGGCCGTTCCTATACCGGCGTGAAGACGATTGAGGAGATTCTGGAGGCGCTCGAGATCATTCAGGACACCGATTCGATCAGCAAGGCCTACACGGTGACCGGGGGCAGCATCACCTCAAAGTTGGATGGCCAGGAGGAGATCGACTTTTACGTCCGCTACCCGGAAGCCATCGAAGAGCGGTTTCCGGGCCGCTGGCTGGGCAAGGTGGTGGTCCAGGCGCTGTCCCGGGAGTCGGTCCGGCGCTTCAAGGATGCCGGCGTCCGGATCTACCATCCCAACTACGAGGTGTGGGACGCCAGGCTCTTCGAGATCATCTGTCCGGGCAAGGCCCAATACATCGGACGGGACGAGTGGATTCGGCGGATCCTGGATGCGGCCGAGGTGTTCGGCCCGTCCCACGTCATCCCCAATTTCGTCGCCGGAATCGAGATGGCTCAGCCCGCCGGATTCACCAGCGTCGAGGAGGCGCTGGCCTCCACCGGCGAGGGTCTCGATTTCTTCATGAGCCGAGGCGTGGCGCCCCGTTTTACCACTTGGTGTCCGGAACCGCTGAGCGTTCTGGGGAAGTCCAATCCCGGAGGAGCCCCTCTCGAGTATCACCTGGGGCTGTTGAGGGTCTGGCGGGACACCCATGAACGTTACCGGCTCCCGGTCCCGCCGGGTTACGGCAAACCGGGCATCGGCAATGCCGTTTTTTCCGTCTCTTCCTTCATGGACGTCATTCGTGAAGCGCCTGCGGTCCGGCCCGGCGATTCCCCCGACGGGAACGGGAAACCAGGGTCAGCAAACTCCTCAGCAGCTTGACGTCCTCCTTTTCCAACTGCGCGCGTCCCAGGATTCTGTTCAAGCGGGCCAGGATCCGCTGCCGGGACAGGTGCGGGGGGAGGCCGGCCGATCTGAGGACGATCTCCAGGCGAGCGATCAACGACCGGAATTCCGCCGGGTCTGCGAGGTTCAGAAACGGAGAATCATCCGGCTCAAGACCCGCCATGTGGAGGTCGTAGGCCACGAGGCCCACTGCCTGAGCCAGATTCAGGACCGGATAGTCCCCGGACGTGGGGATTTCCACCAGCCATTCACAGAGCCGGAGCTCGTCCCTCGACAGGCCGTTGTCTTCGGGTCCGAAAACGATGCCCAGCGGTGCGGACCCGTATCGGGGGGCCAGTTCGCCGGCCAGCGTGCGGCTGCCGACGCGGCGGGTTCCTGTCTTCGGCGATCTCGCCGTGGTCCCTGCCATAATCCGAATCTCCCGCTTCGCCTCGCGGAGGGAGGGATAGTAGACGGCGTGGTCCACCAGATCGGCTCCCTTCATGGCCATCATGCGGGCCTCGGCCCCGACCTCGCAACGGGGCCGGATCAGGACCAGGCGGCTGAATCCCATGTTCTTCAGGATGCGGGCGGCCGCGCCCAGATTGGAGGCGAACCGGGTTCGGACCAGAATGAAGTGGAGATGGTCCCTGGGCATCCTGGCCCGAAAGTCTACAACAAAGAAGAATGCGTATTCCGAGTGCTTTGTCCTGGTAGTTTGCTAAAATGATCGGGCGTTTGCGGGGTAGAGGCTGCCCCCGGTTTCGGTGGAGATCAATTTGGCCATCGCACAGACCCAAACCTTCGTTCCCCAGCAGGAAGGCGTCCAGACCAGCGTGGTGAACGACCTCAGTATTCAGGTCGCCACGGTGAACGGTTCCGGAAGCCAGAGCTCCAACAACGTGCTGATGCGGTCCATCTTCCAGATGGGCATCCCCACCAGCGGCAAGAACCTATTCCCCTCCAATATCGCGGGACTGCCCACGTGGTTCACCATTCGCGCATCCAAACGAGGCTACGTCGGCTGCAAGCGGGAAGTGGACATCCTGATTGCGATGAACGTGCAGACGGCCCGTGAGGACGTGGAAACGCTGGACCCGGGCCGGGTCGTGCTCTACGAAGAGCGTCTCAAGCTCTCCGGGATCCGGGATGACTTGATCTATTATCCCGTTCCGTTCAGCAAGTTGGCGGCGGAAGTGGTTCGGATTCCCAGACTGCGCAAGTTGGTGGCCAACATGGCCTACGTGGGTTCCGTGGCCGAGTTGCTGGGCATCGAGATGGAACAGGTGGAGGTGGCGATCGCCAAGTGGTTCAAGAAGAAGCAGAAAGCCATCGACCTGAACATCCGGATTGCCCACATGGGGGCTCAGTATGTGAGGGATCATCTTCCCAAGCGCGATCCGTACCGGCTGGAAAGGATGGACAAGACCCGGGGCAAGATCATCATCGACGGAAATTCCGCCTGCGCCCTCGGCGCCATGTTCGGTGGAGTCACCGTGGTGACCTGGTATCCCATCACCCCGGCCAGCAGTCTGGGAGAAGCTCTCACCAATTACCTGCAGCAGTATCGAACCGACCCCGAGACGGGAAAAGCCACCTTTGCAGTCGTCCAGGCCGAGGATGAGTTGGCGGCCCTCGGTATGGCCATCGGGGCCGGATGGTCGGGCGCCAGATCCATGACTTCGACCTCGGGTCCGGGCATCTCGTTGATGAGCGAATTTACGGGACTGGCCTATTTTGCCGAGATCCCGTGCGTTATTTTCGACGTTCAGCGGGTCGGTCCCAGCACGGGCCTGCCGACACGCACCGCCCAGGGCGACATCCTGGCGTTGCACAGCCTCTCGCACGGGGACACGGCTCATCCTGTCCTGCTGCCCGGGGACATGGAGGAGTGTTTCGAGATGGCCCGGCAGGCTTTCGACCTGGCGGAGCGGCTGCAGCAGCCGGTCTTCGTCGGCTCGGATCTGGATCTGGGCATGAACAACTGGATGTGCGATCCCTTCGAATATCCCACCGAGCCACCGGACAGGGGGAAGGTCCTGACGGCGGCCGACTTGGAGCGCGCCGGGGAGTTTGCCCGTTACCGCGACTTGGACGGGGACGGAATCCCCTATCGCACGCTTCCGGGCACGGAACATCCCCTGGCCTCCTATTTCACCCGCGGGAGCGGCCACAACGACAGTGCCGGCTACAGTGAGCGGCCCGAGGACTACGTCCAGCTCATGGACCGTCTGAAGCGAAAGTACGATACGGCGAGGGAGCTGGTGCCGCAGCCCGTGGTCGACTTGCGAGAAGAGGCGGTGATCGGCATCATCGCCTACGGGTCGTCGGACTCGGCCATGGGGGAGTGCCGGGACCAGCTTCTTGAGGAGTTTGGGATCGAGATCAATTACCTCCGGCTTAGAGCCCTGCCGTTGAGTTCCGCGTTGAAGGACTTCGTCGCCGTTTGCCGGAGGGTATACGTCGTCGAGCAGAATCGGGACGGCCAGATGGCCGATCTGATCCAACTGGAGTTGGGAGAGGCGGGCACCAAGATTCGCAAAATCTGTCACTACACCGGACTTCCGCTGGATGCCCGTTTCGTCACCGAACAGGTGATCGCTGCAGAGCGTCCATCCTGAAATTACACCATGGCATTACGTACAAGGGCGCCAAGGAAGCCAAAGAAAACCAACCGTATCGGGTTGTCCCGCTCCGCCTACCGGGGTCACCCGTCGACGCTGTGCTCGGGGTGTGGCCACGACGCCATCACCAACCAGATTATCCGGGCCTTCTACGAGATCGGCGTCAACCCGTACTCCGTGGCCAAGATGAGCGGCATCGGCTGCTCCAGCAAGACGCCGGCGTATTTCATGAACGCGTCGCATGGCTTCAACAGCGTCCACGGACGCATGCCTTCAGTCGCCACGGGAACCATGTTGGCGAATCGTGGTCTCGTCTGCATCGGGGTGAGCGGAGACGGGGACACGGCCTCCATCGGTCTGGGCCAGTTCTGCCATCTGCTGCGCCGCAACGTGCCAATGATCTACGTCATTGAGAACAATGGCGTCTACGGCCTCACCAAGGGGCAGTTCTCGGCGACCGCCGACGACGGCTCCACGCTCAAGACCGGTGTGGTCAACGAATTGCCGGCCATGGACTGCTGTTCGCTGGCGATCGAGATGGGGTGCTCCTACGTGGCTCGTTCGTTTGCCGGAGACCCCAAGCAACTGGTGGCGCTCTTGAAGGGGGCGCTCAGCCACAGTGGAACCGCCATGCTCGACGTGATCAGCCCCTGTGTGACCTTCAACAATCATCCCGGATCGACCAAGAGTTACTCCTGGGCCAAGGAACATGAGGAGTTGCTGCACCAGATCGATTTCATCCCCGGCTTCGAGCCCATCGCCGCGGTGGATTACCCGGAGGGTGAAGCGAGGGATGTGGAGATGCATGACGGGTCCGTCATCCGGCTGCGCAAGTTGGACATGGACTACGATCCCATGAATCGCCGGGAGGCCGTGCGCCTGCTCCACAGTTCCGCCGC contains the following coding sequences:
- the carB gene encoding carbamoyl-phosphate synthase large subunit; translation: MPRRDDIEKILIIGSGPIVIGQACEFDYSGTQACKALMQDGFQVILVNSNPATIMTDPEVAVRTYVEPLTPEYVGEIIRRERPDAILPTVGGQTGLNVSVQLSESGLLREMGVDMIGANLDAIQMAEDRRLFRAAMEEIGLQVPSSGFATSLKESQEILEKVGLPAVIRPSFTLGGTGGGIAFNTEEFQEISDRGIQLSPIGEILVEESVLGWKEFELEVMRDLNDNVVIICSIENFDPMGVHTGDSITVAPAQTLTDREYQTMRDAAIQIIRKIGVDTGGSNIQFAVNPDDGRMVVIEMNPRVSRSSALASKATGFPIAKVAAKLAVGYTLDEIPNDITLKTPASFEPTLDYVVVKIPRWNFEKFPQSEPLLGTQMKSVGEVMAIGRTFREALLKGVRSLETDKTLFAEQTCPTRINEHLVRPNPSRLAHVFLAFEHGYTRDRIFELTGIDHWFLQQIERLLNQIKELEGNRPETLGPARLARAKKNGFSDLWLSQILSRNRESGSRAVTERDVWKFRRDHGIGPVFKRVDTCAAEFESYTPYMYSSYEFEDEADPGDGKKIVILGSGPNRIGQGIEFDYCCCHASFALKEEGYETIMVNCNPETVSTDYDTSDRLYFEPLTFEDVMAVVQREQPDGVVVQLGGQTPLKLALPLFEAGVPIVGTSPQSIDLAEDRERFERLLRELSINRPENGTALSIEQARKIGRRIGYPLLVRPSYVLGGRAMAIVYDEASLDGYVSSAVDVSPQRPILIDKFLEDAREYDVDALADGENVIIAGIMEHIEEAGIHSGDSTSVLPPIIIEEEHLETMRDYTRRLGEALQVVGLMNIQFAVVEERVYVLEVNPRASRTIPFVSKATGIPLAKVGARLMIGRKLSELGLTRDLDVTSCFVKTPVFPFAKFPGVDTILGPEMRSTGEVMGGDESFGYAYAKAQTSAGNHLPKSGVVFLSVNERDKRYVITIAQDFQRLGFQVVATSGTAKVLALSGMEVETVYKVNEGRPNVVDLIKSKKIHLVVNTPLGRESFFDEKAIRRACIQYGTPCITTLSAAAAAVSAIRALQREEIRIKSLQEYHELRNNPAESLFQR
- a CDS encoding radical SAM protein — encoded protein: MSPRLDLVESLAAKYRDLPREVVIKEDLLRTGIAFSKDALAIASGYKPKAYFIFSFDLVPITAMEQQENLHAPEEICLTGGAGNFRRTIVSVRLNPGSPYRIDCSEDGRLILILDGVEICGVEFPAVPEYYKSTLASGKPITDIAPSIEWGYLLYLTVFRICQYFGRKVECQFCDINENYRQQRRSGRSYTGVKTIEEILEALEIIQDTDSISKAYTVTGGSITSKLDGQEEIDFYVRYPEAIEERFPGRWLGKVVVQALSRESVRRFKDAGVRIYHPNYEVWDARLFEIICPGKAQYIGRDEWIRRILDAAEVFGPSHVIPNFVAGIEMAQPAGFTSVEEALASTGEGLDFFMSRGVAPRFTTWCPEPLSVLGKSNPGGAPLEYHLGLLRVWRDTHERYRLPVPPGYGKPGIGNAVFSVSSFMDVIREAPAVRPGDSPDGNGKPGSANSSAA
- a CDS encoding RNA methyltransferase, whose protein sequence is MPRDHLHFILVRTRFASNLGAAARILKNMGFSRLVLIRPRCEVGAEARMMAMKGADLVDHAVYYPSLREAKREIRIMAGTTARSPKTGTRRVGSRTLAGELAPRYGSAPLGIVFGPEDNGLSRDELRLCEWLVEIPTSGDYPVLNLAQAVGLVAYDLHMAGLEPDDSPFLNLADPAEFRSLIARLEIVLRSAGLPPHLSRQRILARLNRILGRAQLEKEDVKLLRSLLTLVSRSRRGNRRAGPQALHE
- a CDS encoding 2-oxoacid:acceptor oxidoreductase subunit alpha, coding for MAIAQTQTFVPQQEGVQTSVVNDLSIQVATVNGSGSQSSNNVLMRSIFQMGIPTSGKNLFPSNIAGLPTWFTIRASKRGYVGCKREVDILIAMNVQTAREDVETLDPGRVVLYEERLKLSGIRDDLIYYPVPFSKLAAEVVRIPRLRKLVANMAYVGSVAELLGIEMEQVEVAIAKWFKKKQKAIDLNIRIAHMGAQYVRDHLPKRDPYRLERMDKTRGKIIIDGNSACALGAMFGGVTVVTWYPITPASSLGEALTNYLQQYRTDPETGKATFAVVQAEDELAALGMAIGAGWSGARSMTSTSGPGISLMSEFTGLAYFAEIPCVIFDVQRVGPSTGLPTRTAQGDILALHSLSHGDTAHPVLLPGDMEECFEMARQAFDLAERLQQPVFVGSDLDLGMNNWMCDPFEYPTEPPDRGKVLTAADLERAGEFARYRDLDGDGIPYRTLPGTEHPLASYFTRGSGHNDSAGYSERPEDYVQLMDRLKRKYDTARELVPQPVVDLREEAVIGIIAYGSSDSAMGECRDQLLEEFGIEINYLRLRALPLSSALKDFVAVCRRVYVVEQNRDGQMADLIQLELGEAGTKIRKICHYTGLPLDARFVTEQVIAAERPS
- a CDS encoding 2-oxoacid:ferredoxin oxidoreductase subunit beta encodes the protein MALRTRAPRKPKKTNRIGLSRSAYRGHPSTLCSGCGHDAITNQIIRAFYEIGVNPYSVAKMSGIGCSSKTPAYFMNASHGFNSVHGRMPSVATGTMLANRGLVCIGVSGDGDTASIGLGQFCHLLRRNVPMIYVIENNGVYGLTKGQFSATADDGSTLKTGVVNELPAMDCCSLAIEMGCSYVARSFAGDPKQLVALLKGALSHSGTAMLDVISPCVTFNNHPGSTKSYSWAKEHEELLHQIDFIPGFEPIAAVDYPEGEARDVEMHDGSVIRLRKLDMDYDPMNRREAVRLLHSSAADSELLTGLIYVNPVAKSFLDTLNLCDEPLVSLPHEKVKPGPEVLQQVMQDLM